One Nymphaea colorata isolate Beijing-Zhang1983 chromosome 12, ASM883128v2, whole genome shotgun sequence genomic window, ACCCCACTTCCATCAAATCCAGGTTTtaccaaaaccaagttttgagaTCCAAATAAGCAAAAATTAGTTCTAGTTTTAGGTTATCATTCAAAATCTTCAGGTGAAATCAAATGGTCGAGTTTATCTATAAATATCTGCAGATGAGGCTGAGCAAATAGCAACACTTTTCCTCTTCCCCTTGAAAACCGCCATTCATGCCTTTGATGTTTCCTGTGGGAAGTTCCCGATACAAAACCATGGGATGCCGTTCAAAACCGGCTGCAGCCTGTCCACTCCCCCATCGATCTCCTCTTCTCTAAAAAGAGTCATAAAAATCTCAATCTCCTCGACTTCTGCAATCAGAGAATTCaatttctccctctcttgctTCTTTTGCTACCCTTCTGCCCACTGCAAATTCGCGTccgatctctccctctctggctTCGTTTCTCAGGAGCGAGGACCAGAAGAGCTTCTCAAACATCTTCCCCTCGAGGGAAATTGGGCAACACCCACCACCATCTTCGAATTCTGTGTCTGCAATGCCAGGAAGACGGCTGTTCGGAGAACCGGCGACGCTCACTTTCCATGGCGAGCAGAAGCAAGGGAAGGCGGAGCCGCCGGCCTCGCCTCCCCGTAACGAAACGGGCAACGCCACCTCCTCGAACAACACCAACCCCTACAGCCAGCTGAGCCCCGGCTTCAACTCCTCCATGGCCGTCACGATCCTCATCCTCCTCGCCGCCCTTTtcttcatgggcttcttctcaATCTACGTCCGCCGCTTCTCCGAGGACTCCCTAGAACCCGCACGCCGCCGCAGGCGGGCTGCCGGGGCCGGAGCCCGACGACCCTCTTCGTCCCCGGGGCTCGACCCCGCCCTCATCCGCTCGCTCCCCACATTCCCTTTCAAGAGCGTCTCGCCCAAGGACGAATCCCTCTGCGCCGTGTGCCTCGGCGAGTTCGAAGGAGGCGAGACGGCCAAGCTCCTGCCACTCTGCGGCCACTTCTTCCACGCCGACTGCATCGACGAGTGGCTCTCTTCCCACACCTCCTGCCCGCTCTGCCGCGCCTCCCTGGTTCCGCCTCCCTCGCAACCGAAGGAGCGCCAGTCCGACGAACCGGAAGGCAGGAGGCCTCCGGGAGAAGAGTCTTCGTCTGCTGAAGATGCCGGGGGGTCGCGAGAAGATGGAGTGCCGGAGGTGGTGGTCGTAGTGGAGGAGGCTGCGGGGAGTTCTCCGGCGGCCGGAGAGCGGGAGTCCGGCGTACGGAGATGAGGAGGAAGCTTGTCGCGTAGCCTTCGCGCGCGGATGGGTGGGTCCCAGCAGAAGTTGTAGCTTGTGGCGGCCCACCTGGAGTTTAGGTTCCAAATTTGTTTTTCGTCTCATCCGTCCAGTGGGGTCCGCCACGTGGCATGAAGTTGAGTGGGCCCCCCCGTTATTTATCTGTGGGGCTCGCTTCTATGTGAAGAAACGCTTTCGTAACTTTGTAAAGAATGCATTCGGATCCGGGTTATAGAAAGAGGGCCAgcgattgattttttttttgttttttgacctttttcctTCTCAGTACAGTGCAATCCAAATCCGGTGGATCCAAATCCGGTGGATCAATGCGCGCCTTGAGTGTTAGGACAGTCCACTTTAGCGAGTGGAATTTCCTAATAAACAACATATTCGGTTCTTCATTAGCTTATACTTAGTCATTCAAATTATCGATCAAATTAGtgagtaaaatgaaaatttatgaaagtTGAGCACAGTTTTGTTATGCAAACAATTTGCTTAAACTTCTTTACCAAGGTCGCTGGTTCGAAACTGGGGAGCTCAACCAAAGAAATATCAGATTTAGTAGAACAAAAGTAGTAAAAACCCAAGCTCATAGCCCAACCAATCTTACATCTTTCACAAATGTTCAATGTGcaggaaaatattttttatatcttcTCCTAAACCAAGTGGAAAGTTTCTGGG contains:
- the LOC116265899 gene encoding RING-H2 finger protein ATL57-like, whose protein sequence is MPGRRLFGEPATLTFHGEQKQGKAEPPASPPRNETGNATSSNNTNPYSQLSPGFNSSMAVTILILLAALFFMGFFSIYVRRFSEDSLEPARRRRRAAGAGARRPSSSPGLDPALIRSLPTFPFKSVSPKDESLCAVCLGEFEGGETAKLLPLCGHFFHADCIDEWLSSHTSCPLCRASLVPPPSQPKERQSDEPEGRRPPGEESSSAEDAGGSREDGVPEVVVVVEEAAGSSPAAGERESGVRR